One Paenibacillus crassostreae DNA segment encodes these proteins:
- a CDS encoding CPBP family intramembrane glutamic endopeptidase has translation MKKMTVYKEKQQIGEKLSIWRSIMSFPIIWMIVGTIGIILVDALFRPLAEQTAGFASLLLTLTAGVVAIIIYWLTMKYIARRSVPEISRKRAGIEAGMGLLIGAIFMIVSTLIIVAAGGYSLQWAGAADAGSVIIPSITAALGAAIVEELIFRGLMFQAIQKLGNSWIALAVTSLFFGVAHLGNPGATLWSGFAITLEAGVLLGAAFLWRRNLWFAMGLHFSWNAIEGLLGIPVSGHAASGLFTVKVNGAALLTGGDFGLEGSIVPVALSLLISIPMLIGTARNRGVGVGNLPESK, from the coding sequence ATGAAGAAAATGACTGTATACAAAGAAAAGCAGCAAATTGGTGAGAAATTAAGTATATGGCGTTCAATAATGAGCTTTCCAATCATCTGGATGATTGTGGGGACGATCGGCATTATTCTCGTGGATGCACTATTTCGGCCATTAGCAGAGCAAACAGCGGGATTTGCCTCCCTTCTTTTAACACTAACGGCTGGGGTTGTGGCCATCATCATCTATTGGCTAACAATGAAATACATTGCCCGTCGATCAGTTCCTGAGATATCAAGAAAACGCGCAGGAATTGAAGCTGGCATGGGATTACTAATCGGAGCAATCTTTATGATCGTGTCTACTTTAATTATTGTTGCTGCAGGAGGTTATTCCCTTCAATGGGCGGGTGCTGCGGATGCAGGCTCAGTTATAATTCCTTCTATTACAGCAGCTCTAGGGGCAGCCATTGTTGAGGAACTTATCTTTCGCGGGCTTATGTTTCAAGCTATTCAGAAATTGGGGAACAGCTGGATTGCACTGGCTGTGACCTCACTATTCTTTGGAGTTGCCCATCTTGGAAATCCAGGAGCAACGCTATGGAGTGGGTTCGCTATCACCTTAGAAGCAGGGGTTCTACTCGGAGCCGCATTCTTGTGGCGACGGAACCTGTGGTTTGCCATGGGACTACATTTTTCCTGGAATGCAATTGAGGGTCTGCTTGGGATTCCCGTTTCTGGACACGCAGCAAGCGGTCTGTTTACTGTAAAGGTGAACGGTGCCGCACTCCTCACAGGTGGCGATTTTGGACTTGAGGGCTCTATTGTTCCGGTTGCGCTCAGTCTTCTGATCTCCATTCCTATGC